The genomic interval CGACTTGGCCACCACGTCTTATAACCGGTGTGCCTTTttggcgaaatatgtttcgtcaaatttcacttagcaaccaacctttcgccgaaatttcatttggcaaactaatcgttggcataactttacttcgcatttttcttatttcgcaacatttttatattgcaaaattttacttcatcacacttttatgtggcaaataattatgtagcaaatggttagcttaggcaaataacaaattgtcaaataacgtTTGGCCAATTTTATTTGTGCAAGCAAagttttaattcaatttgatttgtgcgagctaGCGAAGCGAGCAAACAAGACGgatcggagcagaagcgacttgattagtttaggttcagaaggctataAGGCGGGAGCAAAGCGGagcttaggttttttttatagcagccaggataactgccactaggtaactaggttggatgccattcaatatgttgctaaattaacgtatgccaatcaatacatttgacgaaaatgtaaatgacgaaaataaaaaaacaggtaataatttgcataataataatttatcaaatcattagttgggaaatgatatcagtgcaaGTGTGCagtgggaaataacatttcgcctaaataaaaatatgggataaatagtttgggagctaataatttgctaaataattttcgccgaaacattgtAAACCCTTTTAACCATTTAggtagaccaccacggctttgctcaataagtaggtaatttcattattatttcctAGGAATACGTTCTCAACTTCGACTCGCCAGTATATGTATGCTCTGACATGGAGAGCCAATCCTGGGTGGATACTTCAGGACTGGAGGTGGTGAGGTATAACGAAACCACGGCGTATATGACCGGGACCATCAACTTCCTTAAGGGATTGGACTACTCTACAATGGTGAGATACCTACTCAATATTCAATACTTTATTGCTCTTCCACAATGTATACTGATGTTATAAAGGGATATGTGATCATCATGTACCTACCCTgttgggcacagcaatatttaCACAAGAGGAAAAGGAGGGGAGCATTATTTATCGAATTTCAAAAGAGTGGTGTTGGTGTACTTCCagtattgaaatataaatatttaatctcTCTTCGCAAAATACAgagaacataataaaaaaaaaaaacatttaataagacaatttaacaaaaccactaggtactaggtacgaaatttgaaaaccaAAGTTCGCACCGTATCGTCCTTTTTGTTCGTGCTTGGTAGCAATACtgctactgctggacataggcctcccccaatgagcgccgttgcgccctgtcttcggctagacgcatccagcgtCTACAAGCAGCCTTTTGCAGATCGTCACTTCACCTGGCCAGGGGTGTCCTATTTTGCTAATACGTATCATTAATTTATACTATCAATATGCTTGCTCAACGAAATCTAttaaggttccggagccaaaatggcaaaaacggaacccttatagtttcgccatgtctgtctgtctgtctgtccgtccgtccgcggctttgctcagggactatcaatgctagaaagctgtaattttgcacggatatatattatgttaactatgccgacaaaatggtacaataagaaaataaaaaaaatttttttagggtaccttttagggttacgtagtgtgggtgatttttttttcatccaaccctatagtgtggggtatcttttgataggtcttttaaaaccattaggggtttgcggagacgatttttcgattcattgattttttgccaaatattcaactttaaattgcaaaatctaaaccggtgggcggaaaaatttgaaaaaaatcaggatggtagtaggtaaatacatcaaactttcaaggaaaactataacggctaagtttgcttgagaattattagtagttttactcttaaatagcagcctaaggtataaaatatacctaaacttggaagattctgtataaaataagaaatccttagaaaaatattacttatttttttcttaatagctacggaaccctattttgggcgtgtccaacacgctcttggccgttttttatatatatttattagaaaTATAGAAGTGGTAGGTACATCATTTCCTACAGTACAAATTGTATTCCATTATTTTGATGTTGGCCCCTCAATTCATAGGTAGAATTAGAAGTATACAAGGAGCTTTCAGGCCAGTACGAGAAGACTATTTCCCACGAGATATGTAACCTGTGCAATGAGATTGGGAAAAAAGACAGCTTATACTTCAAGTATTTGAAGTACTTTGGGTTTCCGGATGCATGCCCTTTTGCAGCTGTAAGTATCATCTTCGTGAAATTCTTGATCTTGAAATTGGTGCCACTGTTATACGTAGTCACGACCCATAGATCTAACTAGATGGCCTACAGAGTGGGCACACTTAAAACATCACCTGTTTTCGTAAACGATAGCGCCTCTGATGCCTGGATAATAAAACACGTGACACCGTCACAAATGTGTTACGTGTAACACATATCTATGTGTGTTCATACATTTATGTGTAGGTACACACATGCAAGTCTAACATCTGATAGCACGGTGAACGGTTATCTTGCTCTGAAGATAagctctggttaagttcgaaacgcgttagtgtatTGTTGGTGATGATAGTTGGATTtatgttatttgtttgtattcttACAatttggaggtggaggaactgcatgaacacacatttcttgcataaacgtagctatcattaggtcgcgggtgagcaatgtaCCTTCAGATTTAgttgattgatatggacctccgcgaaCGGGTATCTGACTACTTTTTAGTCACCCCGCAGTCACCCCGCAGATGAAAAACACCTCTGTGTCTGGACAATGTCAACTGTGCACGTGCTGTGCAACATAGTGTAAAAATAAAGATAGCTTCATTTCTATTGATAATTTGATCTTCACGCAACATTTGTCTATTTTGCAGGGTACTTACTCCGTCCAGGATCTTAAACCCGACGACGCTGACATGCCGGTCAATGCGGCAACCAGTGGCCGCTATCAGGTGAGAAATTCAAGGCAACAGTCATTTTCACATGTAAATTGGGGACATTTGACTCTAGTAAAATATTTACCCCggctgaggcgcttcgcgccttgacgcaactatGACCTAACCTACGTTGGGAATTGGGATGGGACACTAAGCTTTACATAGAAACAGACGAACGGGGAAACAGACGAACAAGGAATTGGCTCATCAGACGAACAGAGAACCAGACGAAACAGACCTGAAACGACAATGTTTTCAAAAGACGTATGATCCAACGATATCCGGCGATGAGGAAAAAAATTCATCCACACTTTAGATGTAGGGTAGgaccaaaaaactttttttggaaattttattttatcactttgttgATGAAACTACATTGTAGTTTATTAGAGTATATTCATGCGAAGTCACAACTTTTTATTTAGCACTAGCAGTCTCTAAGTTAAGTTGCAGACGGATGTGTGGAAGCTACGAACGAAAccggaatagaatagaatagaattattttatttgataaaatacttaagtataaaCATAGTACAGGGTGTTAAGGTACGACTAACGGCACAACGTATTCATACTCTATATTTTGTTGCCACCAGGTTAACATCAACCTCTACAAGAATCCCGACGGCACTTGCAAGAACATGAAGACGTTCATTGGGTGCTTGAAGCTCGACTTCATCATTGAAGAACTTTGATTCGGTTAGGATTACGAAAGCGAGCCAAATGCTTACCATTTTTCATTTGGCTCATTTTATTATTGATTGCATCACAATCACAAGGCGTCCACTGTTTCACCACTATtgcagtggttggattgacttggaTTTCAGTATGGGCATGTTCGAATTAAAATAGAGGGTCACTCAAATGTCAGTAGGTAGTCAAGGTGTGCCAGACATTATATATTTCGacttatttatttcttcattGTACCCTATTTTACGCCATCTATTTTTCTACCTTTCATtgagttataatataattaattataacctCATTCCTATTGATTACTTACGTAACTTCCtttctcatttattttaaatacctgTGATGCCTGTCTCTACTCTTTgtttataggtacctagttcATATTGTGCGCCTATCCTTTCCTTTTGtctttattgtttttcaaatttttatgtatgtaatcGACTCTGCTCTGTTTAGTCTCCATATAAGTACGTGTTCCACAGATCTCCTCCCCCCTTTATTTATCTACATGTTTCGAACTAACTCGTCTAAGACTTGAAAACTGCGCGAAAAATATGTCGGACATACCTCGACTGCTGCTTATAGGTACTTGAGTGACTTAATATACATAACATATGCATGAATGCAGTCTGTTTTGCTACATTTATGTATTATCTTTTTTCAAATAACTCTTTTTTGACGAGTCAAGAGTCTTCGAAGAAAGGTATTTTGAATCATGGCGCAGAAATTCTCGCTCCAATAGTTTGATTACGTTAATGACCAAAGCTGGTATAGTGAATGAAACTAGAAGATATTGAAATGAAATCTTAACAAATagttgtacattttattttcaccaAACACTTATTACCTATTCATCCTCATCTGGCTCATTCACATTATCATCCCTACTGGACTCGTAGAATAGTTCTTTTCTATCTTGACTTCTCAGGTTTGGTTCTTCGGAGCCGTCTTTAGACTTCTTTGCCTTCTTTGATGATTTATCCTTCTTTTTAGAACTGCCGTGTTTCTTGTCATCCGATTTTGATTTGCTCTTTTTCTTCttagttttttctttctttttctccTCGCTTGACTCAGACTTATCATCAGATGAATCTGATGAATCGCTGTCCCCTTTCTTAGCATCCTTgtctttcttctttttcttatcttctttttctttactgAAATTATCGAGTATTCATTAAACACACCTATCTACATCATTTGTCAagaaatgataaatatttttaaatgtttacttCTCTCTCAGTACTTCTTTGGAACTATCCTTGTCACTGTAATAAATAAGGTTTTTGGTTAATAGCTTTTACTATTTATctcttacttaaaataaattatgtaaacgTTTACCTTTCATCTTTGTCGTCAGCTTTGTCTTCGTCATCACTGTTGCATATAATATcattattagtaggtacctaatttgtaTCACATCAAAAGTTAGCAAAGTTGTATTATTTTCTTACCTAGCTGCTTTTTCTTTTTCGTCATCATCTCTATCTTCAATTTCATCTTTGTTATCGTCATTGTCAGCTCTATCATCTCTGTCATCGTCTCTGTAAAGAAAACACAATAATTAAGTATTCAAGCTTCTTCTATTAACAAATATAAAGAAGTTTCCgtcgtcaaaataaaatacttactctTTCACGTTGTCCCAATTAACCGACCATTCTTCATGCGTGATTCCTGAACGAAAAACTCTTCTACAGCTTTCTCTGGAAACATTAGCTCAAATTAAAACAACTGAgcttcaaaaaaattaaaaagttggtGTCTCGTATAGAAATTTTATGAAACACCGTCAAAAAATCCATCATTATCATTGATTTCCTCGCAATTTAAACATGCTTGGGTCCTTATTGTAGCGTTTTTGTCCAGAATATTTTTATGGACACATTTTTGCAGAAATGACTGAAGATTCTAATATAGTTTCCTGTCATCTGGTAGAAGTACAGAACTtccaataaataagtaaaaacgtCTTAAAACATGCGTTAAAGAATATGCCATGCTATGAAACGCTCGAATTACCCGCTTATTAACTTCCCACATGACGTTTTTTATATAAGATTCACGCAAATAGTTGTAGAAAGTCACATTTCTGTTCAGCGGTGCTTAATAATGAGTATTCCGTTAACATTGGCTTTGGCTTCAggaaatttcaattaaaaaagtaaaagctagattaataacaaaatattcaTACTCTGTATCTTTGAAAATGGAGCAGGAGATGAACTGGCGGTTCTTGAAGACGGAAGTGTAGAGGAAAGGTCCGTGGCAGTTGTGGCTCTTGGGGTCGATCTTGCACGCCGATATCACTCCTATGACACGATCCTTGCCTTGGTATTTCACTATGAGAGGACCGCCGTGGTCGTTCTGGTGGTGATGTTGTAAAAGAATATTGTTATAAGTGACGCATAAGATCTGTCGTAAGAGGACTTTTAAATATCAAcataaaaattttgaaagtaaaatttagggacttttaaatttatatattactagcttttgctcgcagcttcgcccgcgtgtaattcggttatcgcgcgctgttctctcgggaactctgcattttccggaataaaaagtagcctatgtcactatctggctatctctatgtcaaaaatcacggcGATCCAACGCTCcgattcgacgtgaaagacggataaacatacaaacacacacactttcgcatttttaatattaagtatggaatATGGATTTGAATGTAGGAAGAGTAGTTAAGAGCATTTATATCTTCTGAGCTGGCGACGTtgcattttgttagtttttctcgattattccataaaaattgaatgaaaactaaaaatgtggtctgatagaactgttctaaatatattttataagttaatgtatgtactccaataattattcgtgatagacttatatattctttaaaaacgaacaaatgccTATTAcgagtttttaaagaaaatatattaagaagagatatcagaccacatttttaattttcattaaatttttatggaataatcgagaaaaactaataaaaatgcaacgttgccagctcagcaggtataaacgctcttaaatgaTCTTGTTGCTTTTGGAAAATACTTAAttcaagtaagtacctatagtaaTGAAAGTACCTTTCATATTATCATATGTAATCTTCGAGGGAAATCTTATAACAAGCTATAGTAGAAGTTTCTTGATATTGTAATGAGTTACTACTTTCTGGTGAATCATCAGGCATGGTAGTTGAGTTGAAATTTCCAAGCGTTTACTGATTTTGAAAATGATTATTTCCATACCTCACAAAAACCACCTGTTGAAGCCGACCGCCTCGCCGTATAGTCGTCCGGGTCACGCAAATGCCTTCCTAGATCGATCTCATATGATTTACGACTTTCCCTGGAATCTTCCAGTTCTTCCAGTTCCATTTGGTATCTTCTGCGTTCGACGTCTGTACAATTTGCGTATTTTTTCTAGAAAATTAAACTCAGTTTACACTTGCAataaaaatcttgcaagttgcattacatagcAAGGACGTAAAGCGAACG from Choristoneura fumiferana chromosome 25, NRCan_CFum_1, whole genome shotgun sequence carries:
- the LOC141442150 gene encoding uncharacterized protein; protein product: MVLDMFVLLLLYFGGVYCQAPIDEYVLNFDSPVYVCSDMESQSWVDTSGLEVVRYNETTAYMTGTINFLKGLDYSTMVELEVYKELSGQYEKTISHEICNLCNEIGKKDSLYFKYLKYFGFPDACPFAAGTYSVQDLKPDDADMPVNAATSGRYQVNINLYKNPDGTCKNMKTFIGCLKLDFIIEEL